The sequence GTTCACATCGCCCTCCCTGCGTTGGCTGGTCGACTATGGTTGCCGTGATGACTATGGCTTGCTCGCCGAACAAACCAGTGCTTGGGCCGGGATCTTTTACTTCGCATCCCGTTGGCAAAGTGGTGCCGATGAATCGCAAGAAGTCATGACATGGCCGGAAGGCAACGGCCGAATTGTTGAATTCCTTAGTCGTCAGTTCTCCGACCGTATTCGCCTAGGCAATGTTGTCACACGAGTTCACTCGGATCCTCGATCAGGATTGCACACACAAGTTTTTGATTCGGCAAAGTCAGAAACACTTGAGATCGTTTCCAACGACGTGATCTTTGCAGCCCCTCAATTTGTGGCCAAACGCTTGGTTGACGGTTTCGAACAAGCCGGACGCGACGTTTCCGGATTTCAGTACGGCAGCTGGATCGTCGCCAACGTGTCCTTGAATGGCCGCCCCGCGGAACAGAATACCGCGATGTGCTGGGACAACGTGATCGCCGAAAGCCCCGCGTTGGGATATGTCACATCAACTCACCAGCAAGGGATCGACCATGGTCCGACGGTATTGACTTGGTACCGGCCACTGACCGATCTCGATCCAAGGATCTCACGCGCCGAACTGATGCGGCTCACTTGGGATGACTGGTCACGGGTGATCGTTTCCGATCTGCAGAAGGCCCATCCGGGAATCCGAAAGCTAATCAAACGCATCGATGTGATGCGTTGGGGCCACGCGATGATTCAGCCTCGCACGGGATTTATCTGGGGCGGAGCACGCGAAAAGGCCTCGCAATCCATCAATCGAATCCACTTTGCCGCAAGTGACCTTAGTGGCGTTGCGTTGATGGAGGAGGCATTCGACCGAGGCACAAGGGCTGCCGACCGTGTCGTGGATCTTGCTGGGCAGATAGCTGCGAGCTAGCGTTATCGATTCAACGCCGGTTGTAATCGAAAGAATGACGCGGATAAACTGCCTCACGAAACGATTCTCATCAGCCTATCACGCCGAGTAAGTCGAAGAATGGATAGCAGACTAATCTTGATGAGGCACGCCAAAAGCGATCACGGAGACCCGACGATCTCCGACCATCAACGTCCGCTGAACCGGCGTGGCCGAGGCGACTCTCCGCGCATGGCCCAATGGCTTGCCGCAGAAAATCTAACGCCTGATATCGTGCTCAGTTCGACCAGCCAGCGTACTCGGGAAACCCTGGAATTGATGCTGCCGCTCTTTGAAACCGAACCCGAAATTCGGTTCTGCGACAGCCTGTATCTCAGCAGCCCCGAATCGATCCTGTGGACGATCAGTACGGAACATTGCGGCAAATCACGCGTCCTTGTTCTCGGTCACAATCCGGGTATGAGCATGGTTTCGTCAGTGCTATCGGGCAAAGTGATCGAAATGCCAACGGCCGCAATCGCGGTGCTTTCGCCGCAGCGGCCTCGATCACAAACGCCGCCGACGCAACACTGGCTGGACGAAATCAATCCGCGAACCGCCTGTGAATTGGCGAGTTACATGTATCCCAAAGGGCTGGATTGCCAAGGAGAGACCACGGACTGAATCCGTTGGTTGAATGGATGAGTGGACCATGGAATCTATTGCTGCTCTTGCTAATCGTGATCGGCCATGGTGGGTTGCACATCGCGATCTATAACCGAGTCAATGCGTTCGGCTGGCGAAGAAAAACCATCAAAACATGGGTCAAAGTGTTCTTCGTCAACACATTTGCGATCCCCACGCTGATTTTGGTGACCGAACACAAAACGCTCAATTCCATCATTCGAGGCAACAATGACTGGCGAGAATTGTCAGCATTGGCGCTCGCCTATTTTGGAATCTGCCTCGGCACATGGGTCTTCTTTGGTCTGCCGTGGCTGGCTTGGCGTCCGATCCTTGGCGTGGAATGGGCACCCGCTAAAAGGCGACGCAAAGTTGTCAACGTCGCTCAAGCGACAACCACTCCGCTGATGCTCACCCCCAAAGCTCAGTTCGAATCACAGCTACCGCTGAACCAGCTTCTCGAACTTTCGATCGAGGAAATCGAGCTACCAGTTCCGGGGCTACCTCCGA comes from Stieleria sp. JC731 and encodes:
- a CDS encoding flavin monoamine oxidase family protein, which encodes MPNRRELLALLAGVPLANLVGCNWGSSPIEGELLSPSFETMHRFRDGWRPPAPTGSPERISVTIIGGGIAGLSAAWQLQRSGIDDFVILELDSQIGGTARFGEHDGFRYPWAAHYVPVPTKENRRLIELFKEMGIVTGETEDGNPIVSETVLCRDPQERVFVDDHWIYGLYPAAAPSDEDKQQLERFRQQMRDFANRRDDQGRRLFAIPMASGSDNPFVRKLDEISMAEWMNRQSFTSPSLRWLVDYGCRDDYGLLAEQTSAWAGIFYFASRWQSGADESQEVMTWPEGNGRIVEFLSRQFSDRIRLGNVVTRVHSDPRSGLHTQVFDSAKSETLEIVSNDVIFAAPQFVAKRLVDGFEQAGRDVSGFQYGSWIVANVSLNGRPAEQNTAMCWDNVIAESPALGYVTSTHQQGIDHGPTVLTWYRPLTDLDPRISRAELMRLTWDDWSRVIVSDLQKAHPGIRKLIKRIDVMRWGHAMIQPRTGFIWGGAREKASQSINRIHFAASDLSGVALMEEAFDRGTRAADRVVDLAGQIAAS
- a CDS encoding SixA phosphatase family protein, which encodes MDSRLILMRHAKSDHGDPTISDHQRPLNRRGRGDSPRMAQWLAAENLTPDIVLSSTSQRTRETLELMLPLFETEPEIRFCDSLYLSSPESILWTISTEHCGKSRVLVLGHNPGMSMVSSVLSGKVIEMPTAAIAVLSPQRPRSQTPPTQHWLDEINPRTACELASYMYPKGLDCQGETTD